The following proteins are co-located in the Macadamia integrifolia cultivar HAES 741 chromosome 3, SCU_Mint_v3, whole genome shotgun sequence genome:
- the LOC122073066 gene encoding protein phosphatase 2C 37-like gives MAEICCVVGESDSATSCEPTSRAARRRRMEIRRFKYIAGMALPPKDGRKRLKLDVYSDSSPRECENVVGNCGGALEVLQHRLDSEAENESSEATEFSNSISSGSPVRSSLSPCSPSDTVPIEPVMLEQCPKYGITSVCGRRRDMEDAVAIHPSFCRRDSLHTSGMHFFAVYDGHGCSHVAKSCKERMHQLVKEELENREVTTIEWKETMERSFSRMDKEVSEKSSDVPRTNCRCELQTQECDAVGSTAVVAIVTPDKIIVTNCGDSRAVLSRAGKAVPLSTDHKPDRPDELARIQEAGGRVIYWDGPRVLGVLAMSRAIGDDYLKPFVISEPEVTITDRTEEDECLILASDGLWDVVSNDTACSIARMCLSGQAPSPPLSPAGNGVVGDNSSDASMLLTKVALARHSTDNVSVVVVDLKKDA, from the exons ATGGCGGAAATATGTTGTGTTGTCGGTGAGAGTGATTCGGCAACGTCGTGTGAGCCTACTTCACGAGCTGCGAGGCGACGGAGAATGGAGATCCGTAGATTCAAGTACATAGCAGGCATGGCCTTACCACCGAAAGATGGACGGAAACGCTTGAAGCTAGATGTTTATTCGGATTCATCACCGCGAGAGTGCGAGAACGTAGTTGGGAACTGTGGTGGTGCTTTGGAGGTTCTGCAACATCGTTTGGATTCAGAGGCGGAGAACGAATCATCGGAAGCGACCGAGTTCTCCAATTCGATTTCGAGTGGGTCGCCGGTGCGATCGTCCTTAAGTCCTTGTAGTCCCTCGGATACTGTCCCGATCGAGCCGGTGATGTTAGAACAGTGCCCCAAGTACGGCATCACATCCGTGTGTGGCCGAAGAAGAGATATGGAAGATGCAGTGGCAATTCATCCCTCATTTTGCCGGCGGGATAGTCTGCATACCTCTGGAATGCATTTCTTTGCCGTTTACGATGGTCATGGATGTTCTCAT GTAGCGAAATCTTGTAAAGAGCGAATGCATCAGCTAGTGAAAGAAGAGCTGGAGAATCGGGAAGTAACTACAATAGAGTGGAAGGAAACGATGGAGCGAAGTTTCTCTCGTATGGACAAAGAGGTGTCGGAAAAAAGTAGCGATGTACCAAGGACGAATTGCAGGTGCGAACTCCAGACGCAAGAGTGCGACGCCGTAGGATCAACTGCAGTGGTTGCCATCGTAACTCCGGACAAGATCATCGTCACTAACTGTGGTGATTCTCGTGCCGTACTGAGCCGTGCTGGAAAGGCCGTTCCGCTCTCCACTGATCATAAG CCCGATCGGCCGGACGAGCTTGCCCGGATACAGGAAGCCGGAGGGCGGGTAATATACTGGGATGGACCAAGAGTTCTTGGAGTTCTGGCCATGTCAAGAGCAATAGGAGACGATTACTTGAAGCCTTTCGTGATATCGGAACCGGAGGTGACGATAACTGATCGGACGGAAGAAGATGAGTGCCTGATACTGGCGAGCGATGGGTTATGGGACGTAGTGTCCAACGATACCGCCTGTAGTATTGCACGGATGTGCCTCTCTGGCCAAGCTCCGTCACCTCCTTTGTCTCCGGCGGGAAATGGAGTCGTCGGCGACAATTCCTCCGATGCCTCCATGTTACTGACTAAGGTGGCCCTTGCTAGGCATAGCACGGACAATGTCAGTGTGGTCGTTGTCGATCTCAAGAAAGACGCGTAG